One window of Verrucomicrobiota bacterium genomic DNA carries:
- a CDS encoding biliverdin-producing heme oxygenase → MCLSLLRQTTRPAHQILEDRLTGALETISRAGYGMLLAKFLGFYRPMETRLAVLASTPDFPRQFEPQPRTALLVRDLSALGFSENALAMMPLCRSLPDLTGAAQALGALYVLEGAALGGQVVAPRLQARLGVTPENGVAFFYGAGPRQVAARWKAFRQVLERWPAQSTDAIAEAALQTFQTFERWLFPDVTASGFEGP, encoded by the coding sequence ATGTGCCTTTCGTTGCTGCGACAAACCACGCGGCCCGCCCACCAAATCCTGGAAGACAGGTTAACCGGTGCGCTCGAGACTATTTCCCGTGCGGGTTATGGAATGCTCCTGGCCAAATTTCTTGGGTTTTACCGTCCGATGGAGACGCGCCTCGCGGTGCTCGCAAGCACGCCGGACTTCCCCCGGCAATTCGAGCCCCAGCCAAGGACCGCTTTGCTGGTCAGGGACCTGTCGGCGCTGGGTTTTTCTGAAAACGCGCTTGCGATGATGCCGCTTTGCAGAAGCCTGCCGGATCTGACCGGCGCCGCGCAGGCGCTCGGCGCCCTTTATGTGCTTGAGGGAGCGGCGCTGGGTGGCCAGGTCGTGGCACCGCGACTTCAGGCACGCTTGGGAGTGACTCCCGAGAACGGGGTCGCCTTCTTTTATGGCGCTGGTCCTCGTCAGGTCGCCGCACGCTGGAAGGCTTTCCGGCAGGTGCTCGAGCGCTGGCCGGCGCAAAGTACGGATGCTATCGCCGAGGCGGCATTGCAGACCTTTCAAACGTTTGAGCGTTGGCTTTTTCCGGACGTCACGGCGTCCGGTTTCGAAGGACCATGA
- a CDS encoding response regulator — MNPSLDLTACAREPIHQPGRVQPHGLLLVLRGPGHTVVQVSANAAEVLGRGPDALLGQPLGPMLEDSSARAVEQAARMEDPGIGNPLPIRLRSRPGESLDGIIHRAEGNLILELEAGRAGGSILPVRSALLAVQTAPTVADVCRVTAQEVRRLTGYDRVMVYRFLEDWSGEVVAEDRDENVASYLGLRYPASDIPAQARELYRLNRVRLIADASYVPIPVLTRDPEPPLDMSRCVLRSVSPVHLEYLYNMGVAATLTISLVIDGELWGLIACHHSSPKFIDFASRQDCQLLGEVTAAQIAVRTTAAAQEYRAARTKMLSDFLEAIASTGHFAEGLTRHRPDLLDFIEATGAVVLFADQITTLGSVPDDRTLLELRDWLSASQAEPVFATHTLPMIYPPARGWKSVASGLLAVRLLPEQACYACWLRPEVVRTVTWGGDPDKPASFGPDGIRISPRKSFEAWKQTVDSQSPAWTGVELESATELRNTLSGAIRGELERKRAAELAITKEAAEASARAKSAFVANVSHELRTPLNGVIGMTGLLLEGTLNSQQRELAQIIRNSAESLLTIINDILDFSKIEAGKVSLEIVDFDVIETVEGTLDLLAERAYRKGLELASAIARGVPSRLRGDPGRLRQILVNLVGNAAKFTDRGQVVVHVSLESEIQTHAVLRFSVQDTGIGISPEAQTRLFQAFSQADVSTTRKYGGTGLGLMISKQLVAMMHGQIGLRSEPGEGSTFWFTAQFEKPQYSRPGLPAALTRRGRFELRVLVVDDDAAVRSILQHQITDWGMQAESAKGWDEALKLLRKAAGAGKPFNVALLDVQMPKVDGLTLARLIRSDPAIGSTRLVGLTSLVHAPKAEMLKEAGIDAQLNKPVKQSLLFDCLADVTGRTSSGPVLPAGNQIAKPQKGRILVAEDNVINQKVILALIRKTGYTADAVADGGEVLEILKRVPYDLILMDGQMPNRDGYETTAAIRALERDAPERCPWHQPIRIIALTASAMSGDREKCLAAGMDDYLTKPVRELELRAVLERWLAGVGR; from the coding sequence ATGAACCCATCCCTAGATTTAACGGCGTGCGCCCGGGAGCCGATTCACCAGCCCGGTCGCGTGCAGCCCCACGGGCTCCTGCTGGTTCTACGCGGTCCCGGCCATACGGTAGTTCAGGTAAGCGCCAATGCCGCGGAGGTGCTTGGCCGTGGTCCGGACGCCCTTCTGGGCCAGCCGCTCGGGCCGATGCTCGAGGACTCCTCGGCGCGCGCCGTGGAACAGGCGGCACGGATGGAAGACCCCGGGATCGGCAATCCTTTACCGATTCGCCTGCGGTCCCGGCCGGGTGAAAGCCTGGACGGGATCATCCATCGGGCTGAAGGTAATCTTATTCTGGAATTGGAAGCCGGCCGGGCCGGCGGATCCATTTTGCCGGTGCGCAGCGCCCTCCTGGCGGTTCAAACCGCGCCGACCGTCGCGGACGTGTGCCGGGTCACAGCACAAGAAGTTCGTCGCCTCACGGGTTACGACCGTGTGATGGTCTACCGGTTTCTGGAGGACTGGAGCGGCGAAGTGGTTGCCGAGGACCGGGACGAAAACGTTGCGTCTTACCTCGGGTTGCGCTACCCGGCTTCCGACATCCCGGCGCAGGCGCGCGAACTCTATAGACTGAACCGGGTGCGGCTCATCGCCGATGCGTCTTACGTGCCGATACCGGTTCTCACGCGCGATCCGGAGCCGCCCCTCGACATGAGCCGGTGCGTGCTGCGCAGCGTCTCACCGGTTCACCTCGAGTACCTTTACAACATGGGCGTGGCCGCCACCCTGACCATTTCGCTCGTGATCGATGGAGAACTCTGGGGTCTGATCGCCTGCCATCACAGCAGCCCGAAGTTCATTGACTTCGCCTCGCGGCAGGACTGCCAGTTGCTGGGCGAGGTGACGGCGGCTCAGATCGCGGTGCGCACGACGGCTGCTGCGCAGGAGTACCGGGCGGCGCGGACCAAGATGCTGTCCGATTTTCTCGAGGCAATCGCCAGCACCGGCCATTTTGCGGAAGGGCTGACCCGGCACCGGCCGGACCTGTTGGATTTCATCGAAGCGACTGGTGCGGTCGTGCTGTTTGCGGATCAGATCACGACGCTGGGGTCCGTGCCGGACGACCGCACGCTATTGGAACTCCGGGATTGGTTGTCAGCCAGCCAAGCGGAGCCGGTATTCGCGACTCACACCCTGCCGATGATTTACCCGCCGGCCCGCGGGTGGAAATCGGTAGCGAGCGGCCTGTTAGCCGTGCGGCTCCTCCCGGAGCAGGCCTGCTACGCCTGCTGGCTCCGTCCGGAGGTGGTCCGGACGGTAACCTGGGGCGGGGACCCCGACAAACCTGCTTCCTTCGGACCTGACGGGATACGAATCAGCCCGCGGAAATCGTTTGAAGCATGGAAGCAGACGGTCGACTCGCAATCGCCGGCGTGGACCGGCGTAGAGCTTGAGAGCGCCACGGAGCTGCGCAATACCCTCTCAGGCGCGATCCGGGGCGAACTTGAGCGGAAACGTGCGGCTGAACTGGCGATAACGAAAGAGGCTGCGGAGGCGAGTGCGCGCGCCAAGAGCGCGTTTGTGGCCAACGTGAGCCACGAGCTCCGTACCCCGCTGAACGGCGTGATCGGCATGACGGGTTTGCTGCTGGAGGGAACACTTAACTCACAGCAACGCGAGCTTGCGCAGATCATCCGCAACAGTGCCGAATCCCTTCTGACCATCATCAATGACATCCTGGACTTCTCCAAGATCGAGGCGGGCAAGGTTTCGCTGGAAATTGTCGACTTCGACGTAATTGAAACTGTTGAAGGTACGTTAGACCTGCTGGCCGAACGGGCGTACCGTAAAGGGCTCGAGTTAGCCAGCGCCATCGCCCGGGGCGTGCCGTCTCGATTGCGCGGCGACCCGGGACGGTTACGTCAGATTCTTGTTAACCTCGTGGGTAACGCGGCTAAATTCACCGACCGCGGCCAGGTGGTCGTGCACGTTTCGCTCGAGAGCGAGATTCAGACGCATGCGGTGTTGCGATTCAGCGTGCAGGATACCGGGATCGGGATTTCGCCGGAAGCTCAGACTCGCCTGTTCCAGGCCTTCAGCCAGGCCGATGTCTCGACAACGCGCAAATACGGCGGCACGGGTCTGGGGCTGATGATCTCCAAGCAACTGGTGGCGATGATGCACGGTCAGATCGGCCTGCGGAGCGAGCCCGGCGAAGGGTCCACTTTCTGGTTTACCGCCCAATTTGAGAAGCCACAGTACAGCCGACCCGGCCTTCCCGCGGCGCTGACGCGTCGCGGGCGATTCGAGCTGCGGGTGCTCGTGGTTGATGATGACGCTGCGGTGCGCAGCATCCTGCAGCACCAGATTACCGACTGGGGTATGCAGGCGGAGAGTGCGAAGGGCTGGGACGAGGCCCTGAAGCTCTTACGAAAGGCGGCAGGTGCCGGAAAGCCCTTCAACGTGGCGTTGCTGGACGTGCAAATGCCGAAAGTGGACGGCCTTACGCTGGCTCGTTTGATCAGGTCCGATCCGGCGATCGGGTCGACCCGGCTGGTTGGGCTGACGTCGTTGGTGCACGCGCCAAAGGCCGAAATGCTTAAAGAAGCCGGCATCGACGCTCAGCTGAACAAGCCCGTCAAGCAATCGCTTCTGTTCGATTGCCTGGCGGATGTCACCGGCCGCACGTCGTCCGGGCCGGTCCTGCCGGCAGGCAACCAGATCGCCAAGCCGCAGAAGGGACGAATTCTGGTCGCCGAGGACAACGTCATCAACCAGAAAGTCATCCTGGCCTTGATACGGAAGACGGGTTACACGGCCGACGCCGTGGCGGACGGCGGGGAAGTGCTGGAGATTTTGAAGCGAGTTCCCTACGACCTGATTCTCATGGACGGGCAAATGCCGAACCGGGACGGCTATGAAACGACGGCGGCGATCCGCGCGCTCGAACGAGACGCACCGGAACGGTGTCCATGGCATCAACCCATCCGGATCATTGCCCTGACGGCCAGCGCAATGTCGGGAGACCGCGAAAAGTGCCTGGCGGCGGGCATGGATGATTACCTGACAAAGCCGGTCCGGGAGCTCGAACTGAGGGCTGTGCTGGAACGCTGGCTGGCCGGTGTGGGTAGGTAG
- a CDS encoding MBL fold metallo-hydrolase: MHRSVFPIIPLLGLVTICLNWPGVPSGDAQACGGQGVAVQALGSGGPELEDKRASSSYLVWQDGQARVLVDAGGGSALRFDESGARMSQLDVILFTHFHVDHSADFPALIFSSWFEGRDRPLPVYGPGGNSEFPSTVGFVRAFFQYRTGVYRYLSELLLPQGDGSYGLQPHDVAGDPAAVVFRGERLSVYADRVIHGPVPSLTWRVEIGGKAIVFSGDTNGEGADLVHLAKEADLLVAHNAVPEGAAGVERQLHMPPSVIGQIAQAAHVKRLVLSHRMLRTLGKEAQSLEEIRKKFAGPVAFANDLDCFSVP, encoded by the coding sequence ATGCATCGAAGCGTTTTCCCGATTATCCCGCTGCTCGGTTTAGTGACCATTTGCCTCAATTGGCCAGGGGTTCCATCGGGGGATGCGCAAGCTTGCGGCGGCCAGGGCGTGGCCGTTCAAGCGCTCGGATCCGGAGGTCCGGAGTTAGAAGACAAGCGGGCGTCCAGCAGCTACCTGGTGTGGCAGGACGGACAGGCCCGGGTGTTAGTGGATGCGGGCGGCGGCAGCGCGCTTCGATTCGATGAGAGTGGCGCGAGAATGTCCCAGCTCGACGTGATCTTGTTCACGCACTTCCACGTGGATCATTCTGCCGATTTTCCCGCCCTGATCTTCTCGTCATGGTTTGAGGGGCGCGACCGGCCCCTGCCCGTCTACGGCCCCGGGGGCAACAGCGAGTTTCCATCGACGGTAGGTTTTGTGCGCGCGTTCTTTCAATACCGGACCGGGGTTTATCGGTACTTGAGCGAGCTGTTGCTCCCTCAAGGAGACGGCAGCTATGGATTGCAGCCTCACGACGTGGCCGGGGACCCCGCCGCGGTGGTGTTTCGTGGCGAACGCCTTTCAGTGTACGCCGATCGGGTCATCCATGGGCCTGTACCGTCCTTGACGTGGCGCGTTGAGATTGGCGGCAAGGCCATCGTGTTTAGCGGCGACACGAATGGCGAGGGTGCCGACCTGGTGCACCTGGCTAAAGAGGCGGATTTACTTGTTGCGCACAACGCGGTTCCGGAAGGGGCTGCCGGGGTAGAGCGGCAATTGCACATGCCGCCTTCGGTGATCGGACAAATCGCTCAGGCGGCACACGTCAAGCGGCTCGTGTTGTCGCACCGGATGCTGCGGACCTTGGGTAAGGAAGCCCAGAGCCTCGAGGAGATCCGGAAAAAGTTTGCGGGCCCCGTGGCCTTTGCAAACGATCTTGACTGCTTCTCCGTACCGTAA
- a CDS encoding alpha/beta hydrolase translates to MNKKPVHLLVQEQAFPGPHSGRVPSPITLRKVERGPGVHDGVEDVRLVTDAGDITGRLHPAPGDGVVLWVFGAGGGLGGPAGGLYTRLGSQLRAEGIASLELAYRYPGRLGECVTDVQVGLAWLGTQGKRRAVLVGHSFGGAVVITAGVAAGEMVLGVAALSSQTSGALGTVSALSPRPLLLIHGTADEVLPDTCSRALYARAGAPKQLILYPGCRHGLDQCRDQLDHDLIKWLGHVLGFRGGHGGSTQ, encoded by the coding sequence ATGAACAAGAAACCCGTCCACTTGCTGGTTCAGGAACAAGCTTTCCCAGGACCGCATTCGGGCCGCGTCCCGTCACCCATCACCCTCCGCAAAGTCGAGCGGGGCCCGGGGGTGCACGATGGCGTAGAGGACGTGCGCCTTGTGACCGACGCAGGCGACATCACCGGCCGGCTTCACCCGGCTCCGGGCGACGGAGTGGTGCTCTGGGTATTCGGTGCCGGGGGCGGCTTGGGCGGGCCGGCGGGAGGACTCTACACGCGGCTGGGCAGTCAACTCCGGGCCGAGGGCATTGCCTCGCTCGAGCTAGCTTACCGCTACCCCGGACGGCTGGGCGAGTGCGTGACGGACGTCCAGGTCGGCCTTGCCTGGCTTGGGACTCAGGGGAAACGCCGGGCCGTGCTCGTCGGCCATTCCTTCGGAGGCGCGGTGGTGATCACGGCCGGGGTCGCAGCGGGTGAGATGGTGCTGGGAGTGGCTGCCCTGAGCAGCCAGACCAGCGGAGCCCTCGGCACGGTAAGCGCGCTCAGCCCACGACCGCTGCTACTGATCCACGGTACCGCCGACGAGGTGCTGCCTGACACGTGCTCGCGTGCGCTTTACGCCCGGGCGGGTGCGCCGAAACAGCTGATCCTTTACCCGGGTTGCCGGCACGGCTTGGACCAGTGTAGGGACCAACTGGACCATGACCTCATAAAGTGGCTCGGGCACGTACTCGGGTTCCGCGGTGGTCATGGCGGCTCAACTCAGTGA